One Corynebacterium efficiens YS-314 DNA segment encodes these proteins:
- a CDS encoding SGNH/GDSL hydrolase family protein, protein MRTTVIAASALLLLAGCADGAREETAGAPPGESSGGIREEGAEASTSITDVYIALGDSYAAMGGRDQPLRGEPFCLRSSGNYPELLHAEVTDLTCQGAVTGDLLEPRTLGERTLPAQVDALTEDTTLVTLSIGGNDLGFGEVAGCIRERIAGENADDCVDLLGETIGEQLDQLPPQLDRVHEAIRDRAGDAQVVVTGYLPLVSAGDCPELGDVSEADRRWAVELTGQINETVREAAERHDALFVLPDDADEHTSCAPPQQRWADIQGQQTDAYPLHPTSAGHEAMAAAVRDALGLEPVQP, encoded by the coding sequence ATGAGGACAACGGTCATCGCAGCAAGCGCATTACTCCTTCTCGCCGGATGCGCGGATGGGGCCCGGGAGGAGACCGCCGGTGCACCGCCGGGTGAGTCCTCCGGGGGCATCCGGGAGGAGGGGGCGGAGGCGTCGACAAGCATCACCGACGTCTACATCGCCCTCGGGGATTCCTATGCGGCGATGGGCGGGCGGGATCAGCCGTTACGGGGTGAGCCGTTCTGCCTGCGCTCGTCCGGTAATTACCCGGAACTCCTCCACGCAGAGGTCACCGATCTCACCTGCCAGGGGGCGGTGACCGGGGATCTGCTCGAACCCAGGACGCTGGGGGAGCGCACGCTGCCGGCGCAGGTGGATGCGCTGACGGAGGACACCACCCTGGTCACCCTCTCCATCGGGGGCAATGACCTCGGATTCGGGGAGGTGGCGGGATGCATCCGGGAACGGATCGCCGGGGAGAACGCTGATGATTGCGTGGACCTGCTGGGGGAAACCATCGGGGAGCAGCTCGATCAGCTTCCCCCGCAGCTGGACCGCGTGCACGAGGCTATCCGGGACCGCGCCGGGGACGCGCAGGTTGTGGTCACCGGTTACCTGCCGCTCGTGTCTGCCGGGGACTGCCCCGAACTGGGGGATGTCTCCGAGGCGGATCGTCGTTGGGCGGTTGAGCTGACCGGGCAGATCAACGAGACCGTGCGCGAGGCGGCCGAACGACACGATGCCCTCTTTGTCCTGCCCGACGATGCCGATGAGCACACCAGTTGTGCACCCCCACAGCAGCGCTGGGCGGATATCCAGGGCCAACAGACCGATGCCTATCCGCTGCACCCGACCTCCGCCGGCCATGAGGCGATGGCCGCCGCCGTCCGGGACGCGCTGGGCCTGGAACCGGTCCAGCCGTAG
- a CDS encoding PRC-barrel domain-containing protein, with protein MSEHTDKYEIVSLLDASAYDNSGHKLGAVEGVFLNDDTGLPTFVEVHHGLFGRHSSLVPLRGAKLEAHKLHLGFSKDAIKDAPDIDPESGLSTLEQDEIFAHYGVTDASDATYFHPELPELPDGAEVGIRDETTGVSLPGDHFAFQGQQAEQPRDAKTRERDAADSMAESERIRLRRHSGR; from the coding sequence ATGTCTGAGCACACCGACAAATATGAGATCGTTTCCCTTCTGGATGCCAGCGCCTACGACAACTCCGGCCACAAGCTGGGTGCGGTGGAGGGCGTGTTCCTCAATGATGACACGGGACTACCCACCTTCGTTGAGGTCCACCACGGGCTCTTCGGCCGTCATTCCAGCCTCGTCCCGCTCCGTGGTGCGAAATTGGAAGCCCACAAGCTGCACCTCGGTTTCAGCAAGGACGCCATCAAGGACGCCCCCGATATCGATCCGGAGAGTGGCCTGAGCACCCTCGAGCAGGATGAGATCTTCGCCCACTATGGCGTCACCGACGCATCGGATGCCACCTACTTCCACCCGGAGCTGCCCGAATTGCCGGATGGCGCCGAAGTGGGCATCCGGGATGAGACCACCGGTGTATCACTCCCCGGTGATCATTTCGCCTTCCAGGGACAGCAGGCAGAACAGCCGAGGGACGCCAAGACCCGGGAGCGCGATGCTGCCGACAGCATGGCCGAGTCCGAGAGGATCCGACTGCGTAGACACTCCGGGCGCTGA
- a CDS encoding PRC-barrel domain-containing protein: MTEATPNKSEIRALFDATAIDKSGDKLGSIKEVFVDDRTGQPTFVEVGHGLFGMSSSLVPLRGSSLSGDTLHLGFSKDAIKDAPDLDADNGLSVEEENRIYEHYQLTDARDVDYFHADTTNTSTDRNRSDLTGADRDVDTHTDRGAVSDDSGHVTTTDHDDYVIPADGTRDATGVDGGRRDPMEARNTGDPATPGVSAVPGDVGAPLDDHLRDRAGTDTRDDATTPRASKLPSDVSAPVDEELVRREEETVARNRTPDDERAAADTTVTAEGARDETFVDRLRGSRVDTTDDVDNYANTGMGAGAAGGAVRSDTDTTITEETDVNASRDVDEANAHGRHTKDDVVNEVVEGKAPGDFQTQQDRFRLRRYSDRQTGTVKD, encoded by the coding sequence ATGACTGAGGCAACACCAAACAAGAGCGAGATCCGAGCACTTTTCGACGCCACCGCCATCGACAAATCCGGTGACAAACTGGGTTCCATCAAGGAGGTCTTCGTTGATGACCGGACAGGCCAGCCCACCTTCGTCGAGGTCGGCCATGGGCTCTTCGGCATGTCCTCCAGCCTGGTCCCCCTCCGCGGCTCCTCACTCAGTGGCGATACCCTCCACCTCGGGTTCTCCAAGGATGCGATCAAGGATGCCCCTGATCTCGACGCCGACAACGGCCTGTCAGTGGAGGAGGAGAACCGGATCTACGAGCACTACCAGCTCACCGACGCCCGGGATGTGGACTATTTCCATGCAGACACCACCAACACCTCCACTGACCGCAACCGCAGCGACCTGACCGGGGCGGATCGGGATGTGGATACCCACACCGACCGCGGGGCCGTCAGCGATGACAGCGGACATGTCACCACCACCGACCATGATGATTATGTCATCCCCGCAGACGGCACCCGGGATGCAACAGGGGTGGACGGTGGACGGCGTGATCCCATGGAGGCCCGAAACACAGGTGACCCAGCCACCCCGGGCGTCTCCGCAGTTCCAGGTGATGTGGGAGCACCACTGGATGACCACCTCAGGGACCGCGCTGGGACAGACACCCGCGATGATGCCACCACCCCACGGGCTTCGAAGCTGCCCTCCGATGTCAGCGCCCCGGTGGATGAGGAGCTTGTCCGTCGCGAGGAGGAGACCGTGGCCCGCAACCGCACCCCTGACGATGAGCGCGCCGCAGCTGACACCACCGTGACCGCGGAGGGTGCGCGGGATGAGACCTTCGTCGATCGCCTGCGTGGCTCCCGCGTCGACACCACCGATGATGTGGACAACTACGCGAACACGGGCATGGGCGCCGGCGCAGCTGGTGGCGCGGTACGGTCCGACACGGATACCACCATCACCGAGGAAACCGATGTCAACGCCTCACGCGATGTCGATGAGGCCAATGCCCACGGTCGCCATACCAAGGACGATGTGGTCAATGAGGTCGTGGAGGGCAAGGCACCCGGTGATTTCCAGACGCAGCAGGACCGCTTCAGGCTGCGTCGCTACTCCGACCGCCAGACCGGCACCGTCAAGGACTAG
- a CDS encoding 2Fe-2S iron-sulfur cluster-binding protein codes for MRRESFTPTTLIDPSKNKAFTVVKNSTGKEFKVPANMTLLETLEAAGEDLYAECREDICGTCEVGIISGEAEHRDVILSEKERKSNNSLMACVSRGRCGQKLVLDI; via the coding sequence GTGCGCCGTGAGTCCTTCACCCCCACCACCCTGATCGACCCCTCGAAGAACAAGGCCTTCACCGTGGTGAAGAACTCCACCGGTAAGGAGTTTAAGGTGCCCGCCAACATGACCCTCCTGGAGACCCTGGAGGCCGCCGGTGAGGATCTCTACGCGGAGTGCCGTGAGGACATCTGTGGCACCTGTGAGGTCGGCATCATCTCGGGTGAGGCTGAGCACCGCGATGTCATCCTCTCCGAGAAGGAGAGGAAGAGCAACAACTCCCTCATGGCCTGCGTGTCCCGTGGACGCTGCGGTCAGAAGCTCGTCCTGGACATCTAG
- a CDS encoding ATP-binding protein: protein MIDIDEPTRRKLRQLRLSTFADVFFDLLNDDANADELPEDIFFAAVDKALDARRERNIIKAITHARFAYPQATIADVTDHEARGINDRQLKRLATTRWREHPVNLHIFAPTGTGKTYIACALGVAACQSGHAVAYYRLDQLVAELAVLEPTGSDYTAAMRKLINVDLLIIDDFLTMSIDQRGQEDLTKIIIDRDGRLPTIISSQSTAAYWVEILPNRIGAESLVSRLNNGRRIQIGTHDIRKQLAEERIRDHSD, encoded by the coding sequence ATGATCGATATCGATGAACCAACCCGCAGGAAACTACGCCAGCTGCGACTCTCGACCTTCGCGGACGTCTTCTTCGACCTGCTCAACGATGACGCGAACGCCGATGAACTCCCCGAGGACATCTTCTTCGCCGCCGTGGATAAAGCTCTGGACGCACGCCGGGAACGCAACATCATCAAAGCAATCACCCACGCCAGATTCGCGTACCCGCAGGCCACCATCGCGGATGTCACCGACCACGAAGCCCGTGGCATCAATGACCGGCAACTCAAGCGCCTTGCCACCACCCGGTGGCGTGAGCACCCGGTCAACCTGCACATCTTCGCCCCCACCGGCACCGGCAAGACCTATATCGCCTGCGCCTTGGGTGTGGCCGCCTGCCAGTCAGGGCATGCGGTGGCGTATTACCGGCTCGATCAACTGGTCGCGGAGTTGGCGGTCCTGGAACCCACCGGATCGGACTACACAGCCGCAATGCGAAAACTGATCAACGTCGATCTGCTCATCATCGATGACTTTCTGACCATGAGCATCGATCAACGCGGGCAAGAGGACCTGACCAAGATCATCATCGACCGAGACGGTCGACTCCCGACGATCATCTCCTCGCAGTCCACCGCGGCCTACTGGGTTGAGATCCTGCCAAACCGCATCGGCGCTGAATCCTTAGTCAGTCGACTCAATAACGGCCGACGCATCCAGATCGGTACCCACGACATCCGCAAGCAGCTCGCTGAAGAAAGGATCCGAGACCACTCAGACTAA
- the istA gene encoding IS21 family transposase, which yields MANYKEIMALCLDGKSYSQITTVLGCSHRDIARVKAVIAQERIDPDCFRELSPGWFEDIFADGRRRRSQAYDQPDFKALAKKLKNNRHLTRNKLWLDYMSTSCAAGLAKYQYSQFCDGLLAYIQANDLRDVITHEPGQELYVDWAGDKISITDQATGEVAFKASLFIAVCPYSGLLFATATANEKMPAWIDCHVRALNYLGKVPAMIVPDNAPTATYRPKKNQSYRAVTARYADFAEFYDILIVPARPGKPRDKAAVERAVQIAYTRILGYFDGEVFYTLDELNDAIAERIEEINYVLTRPDGSTRRERFDTDEAPLMRDLPPESFSEVLWRSPKVDRNWHICCDYQYYSVPFQLVGKTLRARLTTTLVSVYDGDRLIAEHERMHGFRYRYSTNPDHGPDGVDTGHNVMTHDELVNWASSFGPATVMVITTILNVNSASVPRGLAQGRNILAKLGSKHDKATLEPACQVVVDKQLAVNFAVIKRVQADIAHNRPPTATSTTDGPRTVDISQFGDAVFIRPASHYASPGQED from the coding sequence ATGGCCAACTACAAAGAAATCATGGCGCTGTGCCTGGACGGGAAGAGTTATTCCCAGATAACCACCGTCCTAGGATGCTCACACCGGGACATCGCCCGGGTGAAAGCCGTGATCGCCCAAGAACGCATCGACCCTGACTGCTTCCGGGAACTGTCCCCGGGATGGTTCGAGGACATCTTCGCTGATGGCCGCCGGCGCCGTTCCCAGGCCTATGACCAGCCGGACTTCAAAGCTCTGGCGAAGAAGCTGAAAAACAACAGGCACCTGACCCGAAACAAACTCTGGCTGGACTACATGTCCACCTCATGTGCCGCGGGCTTGGCGAAGTACCAGTACTCCCAGTTCTGCGACGGACTCTTAGCCTATATCCAGGCCAATGATCTCCGCGACGTCATCACTCATGAACCGGGCCAGGAGCTATACGTGGACTGGGCCGGTGACAAGATCAGCATCACCGACCAGGCCACTGGGGAGGTGGCGTTCAAGGCCTCGTTGTTTATCGCGGTGTGCCCGTATTCTGGGTTATTGTTTGCCACGGCGACGGCGAATGAGAAGATGCCCGCCTGGATCGACTGCCATGTCAGGGCACTAAATTACCTGGGCAAAGTGCCGGCGATGATCGTGCCGGACAATGCGCCCACCGCGACCTACCGGCCGAAGAAAAACCAATCCTACCGTGCGGTGACCGCTCGGTACGCGGATTTCGCGGAGTTCTACGACATCCTGATCGTGCCGGCACGCCCGGGCAAACCGCGCGACAAAGCCGCTGTCGAACGCGCAGTCCAGATCGCCTACACCCGGATCCTCGGCTACTTCGACGGCGAGGTCTTCTACACCCTTGATGAACTCAACGACGCGATCGCAGAACGCATTGAAGAGATCAACTACGTCCTGACCCGTCCGGACGGGTCGACCAGGCGGGAACGCTTCGACACCGACGAAGCGCCCCTGATGCGGGATCTGCCGCCCGAGTCGTTCAGCGAGGTCTTATGGCGCAGCCCCAAAGTCGACCGGAACTGGCACATCTGCTGTGACTACCAGTACTATTCCGTTCCTTTCCAGCTCGTCGGCAAGACCCTGCGGGCACGATTGACCACCACACTGGTCAGTGTCTACGATGGCGACCGTCTCATTGCCGAGCATGAGCGCATGCACGGTTTCCGCTACCGTTACTCCACCAACCCTGACCACGGACCAGACGGTGTCGACACCGGCCATAACGTCATGACCCATGACGAACTGGTCAATTGGGCATCGTCCTTCGGACCGGCCACCGTCATGGTGATCACCACGATCCTCAACGTCAACAGCGCCTCGGTACCCCGGGGTCTGGCCCAAGGACGCAACATCCTGGCGAAGCTGGGATCCAAGCACGACAAAGCCACACTCGAACCGGCCTGCCAGGTCGTGGTGGATAAACAGCTGGCGGTCAACTTCGCGGTCATCAAACGCGTTCAAGCCGACATCGCCCACAACCGGCCACCAACGGCAACCTCGACCACCGACGGGCCACGCACCGTCGACATTTCCCAGTTCGGTGATGCGGTGTTCATCCGCCCGGCCAGTCACTACGCCAGCCCGGGGCAGGAGGACTAA
- a CDS encoding tyramine oxidase subunit B, whose amino-acid sequence MSENNAQDTRIDFLYLNEEDMVAAGVTDSARCVETMEETLILLADGDYRMAGASANSHGAQINFPENPEHEGMPADGPDRRFMAMPAYLGGRFRSTGVKWYGSNTENRKKDLPRSIHVFVLNDADTGAPKAIMSANLLSAYRTGAVPGVGVKHLALEDSKTVGIIGPGVMSRTIFDAALSQRPSIEEVKIKGRSPESTQRVAEWFREKYPQLRDVRIVDSEQEAIEGSDIVISGTSTSPDGPSGFPYFKREWIKPGALLLMPAAARLDDDFTTSDEANLVVDYRGLYSEWFHENGPNVTYEDLLGIPGNRWYDMFKEGLIPEEKMVNIGDIASGKAPGRQNDEQIFCYSIGGMPVEDVAWAHDLYENAVKKGIGTELNLWDTPILK is encoded by the coding sequence GTGAGCGAAAACAACGCACAAGACACCCGAATTGATTTCCTCTATCTCAATGAAGAGGACATGGTCGCAGCGGGTGTCACCGACTCCGCCCGCTGTGTGGAGACAATGGAGGAGACTCTCATCCTCCTGGCCGACGGTGACTACCGCATGGCCGGCGCCTCAGCGAACTCCCACGGCGCCCAGATCAACTTCCCGGAGAACCCCGAACATGAGGGTATGCCCGCGGATGGCCCTGACCGCCGTTTCATGGCGATGCCCGCCTACCTGGGCGGTCGCTTCCGTTCCACCGGCGTGAAGTGGTACGGATCCAATACCGAGAACCGCAAGAAGGATCTCCCCCGCTCCATTCACGTATTTGTGCTTAACGACGCGGACACCGGTGCGCCCAAGGCCATCATGTCCGCCAACCTGTTGTCCGCCTACCGCACCGGTGCCGTCCCCGGCGTGGGTGTCAAGCACCTCGCCCTGGAGGACTCGAAGACGGTCGGCATCATCGGCCCCGGTGTCATGAGCCGCACCATCTTCGATGCAGCCCTCAGCCAGCGCCCCTCCATTGAGGAGGTCAAGATCAAGGGCCGCTCACCTGAGTCCACGCAGCGTGTGGCGGAGTGGTTCCGCGAGAAGTACCCACAGCTCAGGGATGTCCGCATCGTGGATTCCGAGCAGGAGGCCATCGAGGGGTCCGACATCGTGATCTCGGGCACCTCGACCTCCCCGGATGGGCCCTCCGGTTTCCCCTACTTCAAGCGGGAGTGGATCAAGCCCGGTGCCCTGCTGCTCATGCCGGCGGCCGCCCGTCTGGATGATGATTTCACCACCTCGGATGAGGCGAACCTCGTGGTGGACTACCGTGGCCTCTACTCCGAATGGTTCCACGAGAATGGTCCCAATGTCACCTATGAGGACCTGCTGGGCATCCCCGGCAACCGCTGGTACGACATGTTCAAGGAGGGCCTGATCCCGGAGGAGAAGATGGTCAACATCGGCGACATCGCCTCCGGCAAGGCACCGGGACGCCAGAACGATGAGCAGATCTTCTGCTATTCCATCGGTGGCATGCCGGTCGAGGATGTCGCCTGGGCCCATGACCTCTATGAGAATGCCGTAAAGAAGGGCATCGGCACCGAGCTCAACCTGTGGGACACCCCCATCCTGAAATAA
- the glnA gene encoding type I glutamate--ammonia ligase yields the protein MASSPTTNPDEILKFIRDNDINWVDVQFTDVPGTEQHLSVPAAAFDESAMENGLAFDGSSISGYTTVDDSDMMLLPDLSTAFIDPFRRSKTLNIKFFVHDPYTREPFSRDPRNIARKAEEYLASTGFADSCNFGAEAEFYIFDSVRFSSQSNAAFHEVDSVEGWWNSGSRENPDGSRNLGHKVRQKGGYFPVAPYDHFQDLRDTIGETLAEIGFTVERSHHEMGSGGQQEINYRFNTLLRAADDLQTFKYVVKNTAKAVGKSATFMPKPLADDGGSGMHIHQSLWKDGKPLFHDEAGYANLSEMARHYVGGLLKHAPAVLAFTNPTLNSYNRLVPGFEAPVSLAYSQQNRSAAIRIPASGPNPKATRIEFRTPDPSGNPYLAFTASMMAGLDGIRNRIEPDAPLDKDLYELPPEEAAKVAEAPTSLEQALKALEEDHEFLTEGDVFTDDLIEAYVAYKHEHEITPERLRPTALDFELYYDC from the coding sequence GTGGCCTCGAGCCCGACAACCAACCCGGATGAGATCCTCAAGTTCATCCGGGACAATGACATCAACTGGGTGGACGTCCAGTTCACCGACGTTCCCGGCACCGAACAGCACCTGTCCGTGCCCGCCGCGGCATTCGACGAATCCGCCATGGAAAACGGACTGGCCTTCGACGGGTCATCGATCAGCGGATACACCACTGTCGACGATTCCGACATGATGCTGCTGCCGGATCTGTCCACGGCGTTCATCGACCCGTTCCGCAGGTCGAAGACGCTCAACATCAAGTTCTTCGTCCATGACCCCTATACCCGGGAACCATTTTCCCGGGATCCCCGCAACATCGCCCGCAAGGCGGAGGAGTACCTGGCTTCCACCGGTTTCGCCGACAGCTGTAACTTCGGCGCCGAAGCCGAGTTCTACATCTTCGACTCCGTGCGGTTCAGCTCCCAGTCCAATGCGGCATTCCACGAGGTGGATTCCGTGGAGGGCTGGTGGAACAGTGGTTCCCGGGAGAACCCGGACGGCAGCAGGAACCTGGGTCACAAGGTACGCCAGAAGGGTGGTTACTTCCCGGTGGCACCCTATGACCACTTCCAGGACCTGCGCGACACCATTGGTGAGACCCTGGCGGAGATCGGGTTCACCGTGGAGCGTTCCCACCATGAGATGGGCAGTGGTGGTCAGCAGGAGATCAACTACCGTTTCAACACCCTGCTGCGCGCAGCCGATGACCTCCAGACCTTCAAGTACGTGGTGAAGAACACCGCGAAGGCCGTCGGTAAATCCGCCACCTTCATGCCCAAGCCGCTGGCTGATGACGGCGGTTCCGGCATGCACATCCACCAGTCGCTGTGGAAGGACGGCAAGCCCCTCTTCCATGATGAGGCCGGTTATGCCAACCTGTCGGAGATGGCCCGTCACTATGTCGGTGGTCTGCTCAAGCATGCCCCCGCGGTGCTGGCTTTCACCAACCCGACCCTGAATTCCTACAACCGTCTGGTGCCCGGTTTCGAGGCCCCGGTGAGCCTGGCGTATTCGCAGCAGAACCGTTCCGCCGCGATCCGCATTCCGGCCAGCGGTCCCAACCCGAAGGCGACCCGCATCGAGTTCCGCACCCCGGACCCCTCGGGTAACCCCTACCTGGCGTTCACCGCGTCGATGATGGCGGGCCTGGACGGCATCCGCAACCGCATCGAACCCGACGCCCCTCTGGACAAGGACCTCTATGAGCTCCCGCCCGAGGAGGCTGCCAAGGTCGCCGAGGCCCCCACCTCACTGGAACAGGCGCTGAAGGCCCTGGAGGAGGACCACGAGTTCCTCACCGAGGGTGACGTGTTCACCGATGATCTCATCGAGGCCTATGTGGCCTACAAGCATGAACATGAGATCACCCCTGAGCGTCTGCGCCCCACCGCTCTGGATTTCGAGCTGTACTACGACTGCTAG
- a CDS encoding NUDIX hydrolase gives MPVPDFILSLREKVGTAPLWLPAVTAVVIRDVPPGSPFHITPDVLLVRRADTGEWTPPTGICDPGEQPHVTAAREVKEETGLEVSVDALLGVGAVGPVTYENGDVSSYMDTAMRCTVVGDDVPRVGDEENTEVAWFPISNMPVTNPRFRMVIADAIAQLKHPQGFRPRMGYEKRAR, from the coding sequence ATGCCTGTTCCGGACTTCATTCTCAGCCTCCGTGAGAAGGTCGGCACCGCTCCGCTGTGGTTGCCGGCCGTGACCGCCGTGGTCATCCGCGATGTCCCGCCGGGGTCCCCCTTCCACATCACCCCGGATGTGCTACTGGTCAGACGCGCGGATACCGGCGAGTGGACCCCGCCGACCGGGATCTGCGACCCGGGGGAGCAGCCCCATGTCACCGCCGCCCGCGAGGTGAAGGAGGAGACCGGACTGGAGGTGAGCGTGGATGCGCTGCTGGGCGTGGGGGCCGTGGGCCCGGTGACCTATGAGAACGGGGATGTCTCCAGCTACATGGATACCGCGATGCGCTGCACCGTCGTGGGTGATGATGTGCCCCGGGTCGGCGATGAGGAGAACACCGAGGTGGCGTGGTTCCCGATCTCCAACATGCCGGTGACCAACCCGCGTTTCCGGATGGTCATCGCCGATGCCATCGCTCAGCTCAAGCACCCCCAGGGGTTCCGCCCGAGGATGGGGTACGAGAAGCGCGCCAGGTAG
- a CDS encoding TIGR03571 family LLM class oxidoreductase, translated as MDASPTPIFNRGYTHLRGGDAAISLGLMLPIGPELGREEMVPIQHSIDLTRRAEEAGFQGLWVRDVPLAIPQGLSPENQQAVFLDDPFLLLGAMAQATSTIALGTAATVLPLRHPLHVAKSALTLDRLSGGRFILGIGSGDRPEEFEIFGRDLDGRREAIRRGWTLLRAAFSPDEAGRAPLYEVTGGHAPTTAPEAQIPLIAVGSARQTVQWIVRNADGWATYYRPAEQQVGRLDLWNQARASVRNPTNPDPLLISSMGLELTDTSGEIELGLRTTSQGLIDHLHTMRELGIHHVILNISGRPAGEVIDQIGAEVLPHLG; from the coding sequence ATGGATGCCTCCCCGACCCCGATCTTCAACCGCGGATACACCCATCTCCGGGGAGGTGACGCCGCCATCAGCCTCGGCCTCATGCTGCCGATCGGCCCCGAACTGGGCCGGGAGGAGATGGTGCCCATCCAGCACAGCATCGACCTGACCCGGCGCGCGGAGGAGGCGGGCTTCCAGGGCCTGTGGGTCCGTGATGTGCCCCTGGCCATCCCACAGGGTCTGTCCCCGGAGAACCAGCAGGCGGTCTTCCTCGACGATCCCTTCCTCCTGCTCGGGGCGATGGCGCAGGCCACCTCCACCATCGCACTGGGCACCGCCGCGACCGTCCTGCCACTGCGCCATCCACTCCATGTGGCCAAATCGGCCCTCACCCTCGACCGGCTCAGTGGCGGACGGTTCATCCTGGGGATCGGTTCCGGGGACCGGCCGGAGGAGTTCGAGATCTTCGGCAGGGACCTCGATGGGCGTCGGGAGGCGATCCGCCGGGGCTGGACACTGCTGCGCGCAGCCTTCTCCCCCGATGAGGCAGGTCGTGCACCGCTGTATGAGGTCACCGGAGGCCATGCGCCCACCACCGCCCCGGAGGCACAAATCCCCCTCATCGCCGTGGGGTCGGCGCGTCAGACCGTCCAGTGGATCGTCCGCAACGCCGATGGCTGGGCCACCTACTACCGCCCCGCCGAACAGCAGGTGGGCCGGCTGGATCTGTGGAATCAGGCCCGTGCATCGGTGCGCAACCCCACCAACCCGGACCCGCTGCTCATCTCCTCCATGGGGCTGGAGCTCACCGACACCTCCGGCGAGATTGAGCTGGGTCTGCGCACCACCAGCCAGGGGCTGATCGACCACCTGCACACCATGCGTGAGCTGGGCATCCACCATGTCATCCTCAACATCTCCGGTCGCCCGGCCGGGGAGGTCATCGATCAGATCGGCGCGGAGGTGCTTCCGCACCTGGGGTGA
- a CDS encoding EamA family transporter, with the protein MNLLITALTPVIWATTYYVTTEFLPPGRPILAGVLRALPAGLIILAWFRVLPRGQWWWKATVLGVVNIGAFFGFLFWTAYLLPGGVAAVVTNTAPLWVIGLAPLILGTRLKGMQVIAGVVAIIGVAALVLGPGVQLNTLGVLTGLGGSLCMAFGIILAKKFGTPEGVPGLAVTGWQLTIGGLFLVPFLLIEGLPDHLTATNIGGYAYLGLIGGAFAYGIWFRGIALLDPVQVAMLGILSPLTATLIGVVFNDERLSPVQWAGGVAVVVALLLANLASVPGRGGRGRRQPGVDKLIPELTPGAEAPPRRSDR; encoded by the coding sequence ATGAACCTCCTGATCACAGCGCTCACCCCTGTCATCTGGGCCACCACCTACTATGTGACCACGGAGTTCCTCCCACCGGGCCGACCGATCCTGGCGGGTGTGCTCCGTGCGCTGCCCGCGGGCCTGATCATCCTGGCCTGGTTCCGGGTTCTGCCCCGGGGACAGTGGTGGTGGAAGGCGACGGTGCTCGGTGTGGTCAATATCGGCGCCTTCTTCGGGTTCCTGTTCTGGACGGCCTACCTGCTGCCCGGTGGGGTGGCCGCGGTGGTCACCAACACCGCGCCCCTGTGGGTCATCGGATTGGCTCCGCTGATCCTGGGCACCCGGTTGAAGGGGATGCAGGTGATCGCGGGGGTGGTGGCCATCATCGGTGTGGCGGCCCTGGTGTTGGGCCCCGGCGTGCAGCTCAACACCCTGGGTGTGCTTACCGGCCTGGGTGGCAGTCTATGCATGGCCTTCGGCATCATCCTGGCGAAGAAGTTCGGCACCCCGGAGGGGGTTCCGGGTCTGGCGGTCACCGGTTGGCAGCTGACCATCGGCGGGTTGTTCCTGGTCCCGTTCCTACTCATCGAGGGGTTGCCCGATCACCTCACCGCCACCAACATCGGGGGCTACGCCTACCTGGGGTTGATCGGCGGGGCGTTTGCCTACGGCATCTGGTTCCGGGGGATCGCCCTGCTGGATCCGGTTCAGGTGGCCATGCTCGGCATCCTCAGTCCGCTGACGGCCACCCTCATCGGCGTGGTGTTCAACGATGAGCGGTTGTCACCGGTCCAGTGGGCGGGTGGTGTCGCGGTGGTGGTGGCGTTGCTGCTGGCCAACCTGGCGTCGGTACCGGGGAGGGGAGGGCGCGGGAGGAGACAACCGGGCGTCGACAAGCTCATCCCGGAGCTCACCCCAGGTGCGGAAGCACCTCCGCGCCGATCTGATCGATGA
- a CDS encoding RidA family protein: MSSDHPYSPAKRAGNHIYVSGALSVDHDYQPVSGRKEAVDAALERMRERLATEGGELRDVVKLTYFVTDITLREECNEQFREHFMDNRPARSFVEASALPYGASVEIDAIAVVE; encoded by the coding sequence ATGTCCAGTGATCACCCCTATTCCCCCGCCAAGCGCGCCGGCAACCACATCTACGTGTCCGGTGCCCTCTCCGTTGACCATGACTACCAGCCGGTGTCCGGGCGCAAGGAAGCTGTCGACGCAGCACTCGAGCGCATGCGTGAACGCCTCGCCACCGAGGGCGGTGAGTTGAGGGACGTGGTTAAGCTGACCTACTTCGTCACCGACATCACCCTCCGCGAGGAATGCAACGAGCAGTTCCGCGAGCACTTCATGGACAACCGCCCGGCGCGCAGCTTCGTTGAGGCCTCGGCCCTGCCCTATGGCGCGAGCGTGGAGATCGACGCCATCGCGGTGGTCGAGTAG